A DNA window from Impatiens glandulifera chromosome 7, dImpGla2.1, whole genome shotgun sequence contains the following coding sequences:
- the LOC124944508 gene encoding probable inactive ATP-dependent zinc metalloprotease FTSHI 2, chloroplastic, translated as MATHCSIFTSSFISSQRFHYPHRLRPPPRPSIHFCRSINCTLDTSEADEESNLKRNRLDFIKLSVTLTVLSASLPKPSLAAKVSQKKRSAKKVEALSPQEFEAWTKGLPTVANRLAYTDLLNLKRDGKLKHIIKPPGVGLKQRPEVVLAVLEDSSVLRVVLPSAETDRKFWESWVDLGIDSLCVNAYSPPVKSPEIPSPYLGVLGKIPLWMLSFLKPKQQSKMGLEMKKMREELKRTNREELDAMRRERDMIEKTIRNQRKMDERKRRREERKTKHEQALRRARIVSMNMSNVWSNLASDPNVTTVVGLLIFFFFYRTVVFSYKKQKKDYEDRLKIEQADADERKKMKDLEREMIGMEDDEDEQEGEGGEGEQNPYMKTAMQFMKSGARVRRARNRRPPQYLETGVDVKFSDVAGLGKIRLELEEIVKFFTHGEMYRRRGVKIPGGILLCGPPGVGKTLLAKAVAGEAGVNFFSISASQFVEIYVGVGASRVRALYQEAKENAPSVVFIDELDAVGRERGLIKGSGGQERDATLNQLLVSLDGFEGRGEVITIASTNRPDILDPALVRPGRFDRKIYIPKPGLIGRIEILKVHARKKPMAEDVDYMAVASMTDGMVGAELANILEVAAINMLRDSRTELTTDDLLQAAQVEERGMLDRKERSVEMWRQVALNEAAMAVAAMNFPDLRNIEFLNISPRAGRELGYVRVKMNHMKFNEGLLSRQSVLDHITVLLAPRAADELWFGEGQLSTIWAETADNARSTARTLVLAGLSDKHYGLNNFWVADRNSDIDVEAMRIVNMCHERVKKILEGNRKLVDKVVDELVEKKSLTKQEFFHLVELHGCLEPLPPSIVDIRAQKREEFQKMMMNLKETTIVGGNA; from the exons ATGGCCACTCATTGCTCTATTTTTACTTCTTCCTTCATCTCTTCTCAACGTTTTCACTACCCCCATCGTCTCCGACCACCGCCCAGACCCTCTATTCACTTTTGCAGATCAATTAATTGTACTTTAGATACCTCTGAAGCCGATGAAGAATCGAATTTGAAGAGAAATCGATTGGATTTTATTAAACTTTCTGTAACATTAACTGTTTTATCAGCTTCACTACCTAAGCCCTCATTAGCAGCTAAAGTATCTCAGAAAAAGAGGTCGGCAAAAAAGGTTGAAGCTTTATCTCCCCAAGAATTTGAAGCATGGACGAAAGGGCTTCCAACTGTGGCAAATCGATTGGCTTATACGGATTTATTGAATTTGAAGAGAGATGGAAAGCTTAAACACATAATTAAGCCACCTGGTGTTGGTTTAAAGCAGCGTCCTGAGGTTGTTCTTGCTGTGTTGGAAGATTCTAGTGTGTTAAGAGTAGTGCTGCCTTCTGCAGAGACTGATAGGAAGTTTTGGGAATCATGGGTTGATTTGGGGATTGATTCTCTTTGTGTGAATGCATATAGTCCTCCAGTTAAGAGTCCAGAGATTCCATCTCCATATTTGGGTGTTTTGGGTAAGATTCCTTTATGGATGCTTTCATTTTTAAAGCCAAAGCAGCAGTCAAAGATGGGTTtggagatgaagaagatgagggaGGAGTTGAAGAGGACGAACAGAGAAGAATTAGATGCAATGAGACGCGAGAGGGATATGATCGAAAAGACAATAAGAAATCAGAGGAAAATGGATGAGAGAAAGAGGAGAAGAGAGGAAAGGAAGACGAAACATGAACAGGCTTTGCGAAGAGCACGGATTGTTTCTATGAACATGTCAAATGTCTGGTCAAACTTAGCTAGCGATCCCAATGTGACAACCGTGGTTGGATTactgattttctttttcttctataggACAGTTGTTTTCAGTTAtaagaaacaaaagaaagatTATGAGGACAGGTTAAAGATTGAGCAAGCAGATGCTGAtgagaggaagaagatgaaggacttagaaagagaaatgattggtatggaagatgatgaagatgaacaagAAGGGGAAGGGGGTGAAGGCGAGCAAAATCCTTACATGAAAACGGCTATGCAGTTCATGAAATCTGGCGCTCGTGTTCGAAGGGCACGTAATAGGAGGCCCCCTCAGTATTTGGAGACAGGTGTAGATGTTAAGTTTTCAGATGTAGCTGGACTTGGAAAAATAAGGCTTGAGCTTGAGGAGATTGTCAAGTTTTTCACCCATGGTGAGATGTATCGTAGAAGAGGAGTCAAGATCCCTG GTGGAATACTTTTATGTGGCCCTCCAGGGGTGGGGAAGACATTGTTAGCAAAGGCTGTGGCAGGTGAGGCAGGAGTGAATTTCTTTTCTATTTCCGCTTCACAATTTGTAGAAATATATGTTGGTGTGGGTGCTTCCCGTGTTCGAGCACTCTACCAAGAGGCAAAAGAAAAT gCTCCATCTGTCGTATTCATTGACGAGTTGGATGCTGTTGGAAGAGAACGTGGTTTAATCAAGGGTTCTGGAGGGCAAGAACGTGATGCGACTCTCAATCAG CTTCTTGTGAGCTTGGATGGGTTTGAAGGAAGAGGGGAAGTTATTACCATTGCTTCAACCAACAGACCAGACATACTTGACCCAGCACTTGTGAGACCAGGACGATTCGACAGAAAAATATACATTCCTAAACCTGGACTAATTGGTCGGATAGAAATTTTGaag GTCCATGCTCGAAAGAAACCAATGGCTGAGGATGTGGACTATATGGCGGTTGCTAGCATGACAGATGGCATGGTGGGTGCTGAGCTGGCTAACATACTCGAAGTAGCTGCTATTAATATGCTTCGCGATAGTAGAACTGAG CTTACAACTGATGATTTGTTGCAAGCTGCCCAAGTCGAAGAAAGAGGTATGCTCGATAGAAAGGAGAGGAGCGTTGAAATGTGGAGGCAAGTTGCTCTCAATGAAGCAGCTATGGCAGTAGCAGCCATGAATTTTCCAGACCTGAGGAACATTGAGTTT CTTAATATTTCCCCTAGAGCTGGCAGGGAACTGGGTTACGTCCGCGTGAAAATGAATCATATGAAATTCAATGAAGGATTGCTCAG TCGTCAATCTGTATTGGATCATATTACTGTTTTACTGGCACCTCGTGCAGCTGATGAACTATGGTTTGGTGAAGGTCAG TTGAGCACAATATGGGCAGAAACAGCTGATAATGCGAGGTCAACTGCCCGAACTCTTGTACTTGCTGGTCTTTCTGACAAGCATTATGGCTTAAACAACTTCTGGGTTGCTGATCGGAATAGT GACATTGATGTGGAAGCCATGCGGATAGTAAACATGTGCCACGAACGGGTTAAAAAG ATCTTGGAGGGTAATCGGAAGCTTGTGGATAAGGTGGTAGACGAGTTAGTTGAGAAGAAGAGCTTGACCAAACAAGAATTCTTTCACTTGGTCGAGTTACATGGATGCTTAGAACCGTTGCCACCTAGCATCGTGGATATCAGAGCTCAGAAACGAGAAGAGTTTCAAAAAATGATGATGAACCTCAAAGAGACAACTATTGTTGGAGGAAATGCATGA
- the LOC124944510 gene encoding dehydration-responsive element-binding protein 3-like — protein MARNHGNESSATVSSSSSSSTRSTHNPKGKVLKRAREISSKTGTKHPKYRGVRMRSWGKWVSEIRQPRKKARIWLGTYPTPEMAARAHDVAAITIKGESAVLNFPHLANSLPRPASISPEDVRAAAAKAAVMEDLSISSEEEENHDQLGEIIELPKLEEDLRLGDSWVYPPPWTAEMESELYFNSCDESSAAVAAAEHYYLILNSLI, from the coding sequence atggCAAGAAATCATGGAAATGAAAGCTCAGCCACcgtttcatcttcatcttcttcatctaccAGGTCGACCCATAACCCGAAAGGAAAAGTACTAAAGAGAGCCCGTGAAATATCTTCAAAAACCGGTACTAAGCACCCGAAATACAGAGGTGTAAGAATGAGAAGTTGGGGAAAATGGGTTTCAGAGATCCGACAACCACGAAAAAAAGCCCGAATTTGGTTAGGAACATACCCGACACCCGAAATGGCAGCCCGTGCCCACGACGTCGCTGCAATAACCATAAAAGGTGAATCCGCAGTCCTTAATTTCCCCCATCTAGCAAATTCACTTCCCCGTCCGGCGTCGATTTCGCCGGAAGATGTCCGGGCGGCGGCGGCAAAGGCGGCGGTTATGGAGGATCTTTCGATTTCGTCCGAGGAAGAAGAGAATCATGATCAATTGGGAGAGATAATTGAATTGCCGAAATTGGAAGAAGATTTGCGATTGGGAGATTCTTGGGTGTATCCGCCGCCGTGGACGGCGGAGATGGAATCGGAGCTTTATTTTAATAGCTGTGATGAGTCGTCGGCGGCAGTGGCCGCGGCGGAgcattattatttgattttgaatagtTTAATATGA